In one Desulfomicrobium escambiense DSM 10707 genomic region, the following are encoded:
- a CDS encoding Trm112 family protein, giving the protein MALNKELLQILACPKCKGGLELLDREEGLKCAACGLVYPVREEIPVMLIDEAVPVARWEQGVRENKA; this is encoded by the coding sequence ATGGCTCTGAACAAGGAACTTCTGCAGATCCTGGCCTGCCCCAAATGCAAGGGCGGTCTGGAACTCCTGGACCGCGAGGAAGGCCTCAAATGCGCCGCCTGCGGCCTCGTCTACCCCGTGCGCGAGGAGATCCCGGTCATGCTCATCGATGAAGCCGTGCCCGTGGCCAGATGGGAACAGGGCGTACGCGAGAACAAGGCGTGA